CATGCCAGCGGCACCTGCCGCATGGGCGCGGCAGACGATCCTCGGTCGGTGGTCGATCCGGACTGCCGCGTGATCGGCTGCACGGGATTGCGCGTCATCGACGCGTCGATCATGCCGACCGTCGTGCGCGCCAACACGCACTTCACGACGGTCATGATCGCCGAGAGAATGGCGGACGAGCTGAAACGGGCTCGTCCGCGCCCGTGAACTACCGGGGCAGGTCTTTGGCTCGCACCTTGTTCAGGGCCTCGGCGCAGTTCTGGCCCTTCATGGGCGCACGGATCTTCCAGCACATCGTCTCGTCGTCCCGCGTGACGCCCGAGTTGCAGAAGAAGACGTCCTTCTTCTTCTGCAGCCATACGCCACCGGGAACGGCCGCCTTGATCTCGTAGGCATCGGACAACAGATCCGACGTGGAGATCCCGGGCGCCTCCTGATGCTGCGAGGCGCAGGTCGCTTCGCCTGGCATCGTAGTTTGCGGGATGGCTGCAGTTTGTGGTGCCTGCGGGCCGGCCGACGGGCCGGTTGCAGTCGTCTGAGCATAGGCAACGGCGCCGAGGGCAAGCACAGCAGCGCCCACAGCCGAAATCATCAATTTCGTCTTCGTTTTCATGGCTTTAGACCCCAAGGTCCCGACCCGGCGCCCCACGCGCCGGTCCGGAACTAAATTTCCCACACACTAGAAAGCTAAGCCTGCAGTCTTACAGCAACCTTTCATGATGGCAGTCAAGATGAAAATATGAACGCTGAATCAGGAAAGGCTCTTGGAAGCGATCTCGTAGACGTCCCGTGACAGCCCTTTCTCCTGCACGATCCGGGTCAGTTCACGCTTCATCAGGGTCTGTCGTTCCCCGTCGTAGCGCCGCCAGGAGCCGAGCGGCGACAGCAGCCGCGCCGCGATCTGCGGATTGAGTTTGTCCGTGGCCAGAACCTGATCGGCGAGGAACCGATAACCGCGCCCGCCGGCCGCGTGGAACTGGACGGGATTGCCCGACGCGAAGGCGCCGACCAGGGAATAGACCCGGTTGGGATTCTTCCGGTCGTACGAGGGATGCTCGACGAGTCGCTCGACCCGTTCGAGCGTGCCCGCGGTGGGGGTCCGTGCCTGGATGCCGAACCACTTGTCGAGGACCAGCGGCTCGCCCTTCCAGCGCTCCCAGAACGAGGCGAGCGCCGCCTCGCCCTCGGCGCTGCCCAGTTCGGCCAGCACCGCGAGGCCCGCGACCTGCTCCGTCATGTTGCCCGCCTTCTCGAAATACTCGACGGCCCGTCGCCGCGCGGCCTCGCCCTTGTCGGTCGACAGGTAGGCGAGCGCCGTGCTGCGCAGGCGGCGGCGCCCCACCTCCTCCGGCGTGAAGCGGTAGGGGCCGCTCCCGTGAGCGGCGTCGTAGACGGAGCTCCAGCGATCGGCGAGCTGATCGGACAGGACCGACCGCACGCGCTGCTGGGCGGCCCACAGCCCCTCGATGTCGATCGAGGGCATCAGCTCGCCCAGGAAGGCGAGCCCGGGCAACGTCACCGCGTCGGCGATGAACGAGCGGTCGAGCCGCTGATCGTCGAGGGTGCGGCGGATGGCGTCGACGAACAGGTCCGACACGACCATCGGCTTGCCCGCCTTGCGCGCCTCGACCAGGTCGAGGATCAGCCGGGCGCCGAGCTGCTGGCCGGCTTCCCAGCGCGCGAAGGGATCGCTGTCGTGCGCCATGAGGAAGGTGAGTTCCTCCTGCGAGCGCGGCGCCTCGAGCTTCACGGGCGCCGAGAAGCCGCGCAGCAGCGAGGCCACCGGCTTCTCGGGCACATCCTCGAAGACAAATACGTCGCGAGGATTGCGCACGTCGAGCACGCGCGTGGTACCGCCCGCCGTCGCTTCCCCCGCGAGCTTCAGGGGCAGATCCCGCCCCGCACCGTCGAGCAAACCCACTGACAACGGAATGTGCATCGGCTTCTTGTCAGGCTGACCCGGCGTCGGCCGCAGGCTCTGCGCGACCGTCATCGTGTAGCGCCGTGCGGCCGCATCGTAACTGCCCTCGACCTTGAGGTCGGGCGTGCCGGCCTGCGCGTACCACAGACGGAACTGCGCGAGGTCGACGCCCGATGAATCCTCCATCGCGCTCGCGAAGTCGTCGCAGGTGACGGCCTGACCGTCATGGCGCTGGAAGTAGAGATCCATGCCCTTGCGGAAACGATCCGGCCCCAGCAGCGTGTGCATCATACGCACCACCTCGGCGCCCTTCTGGTACACGGTCGCAGTGTAGAAATTGTTGATCTCGATATAGGAATCCGGCCGCACCGGATGGGCCATCGGCCCGGCATCCTCCGGGAACTGCGCGGCGCGCAGGCGACGCACGTCGTCGATCCGCGCATCGGCCGCCGAGCCCATGTCGGCGGAGAATTGCTGGTCGCGCAGGACGGTCAGTCCTTCCTTGAGGGAAAGCTGGAACCAGTCGCGGCAGGTGACGCGGTTGCCCGTCCAGTTGTGGAAATATTCGTGACCGATGACGGCCTCGATCGAATGATAGTCGAGGTCGGTCGCCGTTTCCGGATTGGCCAGCACGAGCTTCGAATTGAAGACGTTCAGCCCCTTGTTCTCCATCGCACCCATGTTGAAGTCGTCGATGGCGACGATCATGAATGTGTCGAGGTCGTATTCGAGTCCGTACACGTCCTCGTCCCACTTCATCGACTTCTTGAGCGATTCCATCGCGTGCTCGCAGCGCGGCACGTCGCCGGGACGGACGTAGATGCGCAGCGCCACCTCGCGCCCGGAGCGGGTCGTGAACCGGTCCTCCAGGCAGTCGAGCGATCCGGCGACCAGCGCGAAGAGATACGACGGCTTGGGAAACGGATCTTCCCAGGTCGCGAAGTGCCGGCCGCCGTCCAGCGGGCCGCTGTCGATCAGGTTGCCGTTGGACAACAGCACCGGCGTCAGCGACTTGTCGGCCACGATGCGGGTCGTGTAGCGCGCCATCACGTCGGGACGGTCGAGGAAGTAGGTGATGCGGCGGAAGCCCTCGGCCTCGCACTGCGTGCAGAAAAGTTCGCGCGATTTATAGAGACCGGTCAGCTCGGTATTGTCCTGCGGCCGCGAGCGCGTCGCGATCTCCAAGGTAAAGCTGTCGGGCACGCCGCGGATCGTCAGCGTCTCCGGCGTCACCTGATGATCGACCGGCCGGCCATCGAGGCGGACCGACACAAGGTCCATCTTCTTGCCGTCGAGCACCAGATCGGCGGGCTTCGACGCGGCCCCGGCATTGCGCCTCACCGCAAGACGCGACACGACGTTGGCTGCTTCAGGCGAAAGCACAACATCGAGATCCACGGTCTCGATCAGGAACGGTGGCGGCGTATAATCGACGCGACGAATCGTGCCGGGGGCGGTGGTCATGTCCTTGCTGATATCCATGGAATCCTCAATACGACGGCCGTTGTCCGCGCGGAAACCGGGCTTGCCCGACATGACGACCCGCCGCAATCCCGAAGGCGCGCCTTCCGGGCACGACTCCGTGCCCCAAACCTGCCACACGGCCAATCTAGGCCTGTCGGCAGGCTTCTCGCGGATGCGAATGACGATTGGACCTTTGGCGATAAGGACCCTGGGCGTGGGATTGAGCGTATTGCTTCTCTCCGGCTGCGAGGTGTGGAATGCCGCGCGAAGCGATCTCGCAAGCTTTGGCTCATCGCCACCGCCGCCCGCACCTGCGGCGCGCAGGGCACCGCCCCCCCAACCCGCCACGCGACCGGCAAAGCCCGCGGCCACGCCGGTCGCCGCGGCGGTCGAGCCTTCGCCACCGTCTCCTGCACCTGCGCCGGCAACAGCACCGGTGCTCACCGGCTATCGCGAGTCCGAGCTTCGGGCGATGCTGGGGCCGCCCACCAGTGAGGAGAATCGCCCTCCCGGCAAGCAGTGGCACTACCGCAACGGCAAATGCACCCTGGACATCCAGCTCTATCCGGATGTCGAAACCAAGCAGTACGGAACCCTCGCGTACAAGGTGAAGAGCGATGACGACACAGACGAAGGACGACGGCTCTGCCTGGCCCAGCTCCAATCCAGGCTTCCCGCCGGACGCTGAGGTCGAGACCGGCCGGCGCGTACGCATCGCCTTCGTGGAGGACGATGACGATTTCCGCGAGGCCGCGAGCGGCGAACTGGGCGACCACGGCTTCGACGTCGCGGCGTTCCGCGACGGCACCGGCCTGGTCGAGTTCCTGGAGACCGCCGGCGACATCGAGATCGTCGTCCTCGACTGGGGCCTGCCGCGCGTCTCGGGCATCGACCTGCTGCCCAGGCTGCAGCGCGCGGGCATCAACCTGCCGGTGGTGTTCCTCACGGGACACAGCGAGCCCAACTACGAGCAGCTCGCGCTCGACCGCGGCGCCATCGATTTCGTCGACAAGTCGCGCGGCGTGCCGATCCTCGCCCGCCGCCTGCGCCTGATCGTCGACCGCGCCGACAAGCCGATGTCGGCCGACGGCGACGGCAATTTCCATTGCGGCCGGCTGCTGCTGAAGCCCGCGGTCAGCCGGGCGCTCTGGGACGAGACCGACCTCAACCTCACCGTCACCGAATTCAAGATCGTCCATGCGCTCGCCTCCAACATCGGCAGCTACGTGAGCTATCGTTCGGTCTACGACTGCATGCACTATGTCGGCTTCATCGCGGGGAGCGGCGAGAATGGCTACCGCACCAACGTCCGCTCCTGCATCAAGCGCATCCGCAACAAATTCCGCGCCATCGATCCCGAGTTCAGCGAGATCGAGAACTACCAGTCTTTCGGCTACCGCTGGGGCAAGGAATAGCGCTCCGGTGCTGCGCCGCCTCGCCGCCTCGCTCACGCTGAAGCTGGTGGCGCTGATCGGATTGTTCGTGGCGCTGCCGATCGTGCTCTACGGGCAGTTCGAGAGCGCCGACAGCCAGATGCAGATCCTGGTGACGCGTGCCATCCAGGACCGCAGCGCGCTGATCGCCGAGGCGCTGGCGCCGGTGCTGCGCGACACCGACCCTTCGGAGCCCATGAATCTCAACCGCGAGCTCGCGAAGTATGCAAGCAGCGGCACGGTTCTGAAGCTGATGTACCAGCCGCCCGACGCCCGGACGGCGAGCCGGTTCTATCTCGTGGCCTCGGCGCCGCCGCTGGGGCCGGAAGCGGTGACGGCCGAGCTCGAGGAGCTGGGCCAGCGCGGCATCCTGCAGCGCCTGTCCGAGGCCTGCACCTGGAACGCCTCCGACGAGATGCGCTACAGCCGTGCCGACGGCACGGTCGAGTTGCTGACCTCGATCATCCCGATCCGCGCCCGCGGCAACTGCTGGATCCTGACGACCACGCACGTTGCCTCCGAATTCCTCGACACCTCGATCGGCCGGCCCTACTGGCAGACGCGCGAGGTCCGCATCGCCGCCGCGATCTATCTCGGCGGCGCGCTGCTCGCCGTGCTGGTGGCGCTCGGCATCCGCCTCAGCCTGCGCCGTTTCCGTAACGTGGCCGACGAGATCGCGCTGGGCCGTGCCGTCGATGCGACCTTCGTCCAGCGCAACACCGTGCCCGAACTGTCGGGCGTGGCCCGCGACTTCGACCGGCTGGTCCACGAATTGCGCCGCGTGTCGCGCGAGATCCGCCAGTCGGCCGAGGACAATGCGCACTCCTTCAAGACGCCGCTGGCCGCCGTGCAGTCGGCGCTGCGTCCGGTGAAGCGCGCCGTGCCGGAGCAGGACCAGCGGGCGCGGCGGGCGCTCGAGATCATCGAGTCCTCGCTGGCCCGCCTGCTCGCCCTGGTGAATGCCGCACAGCGTCACGACATAGGAACCGCCGACCTGATCGACGCGCCGCGCGTGCCGACCGACCTGGCGCCACTGGTCGAGGATGCGGCCCGCCATTTCCGCGAAATTCTCGCCGCGCGCGACATCGGACTCTCGGTCAGGCTCGACCGCGGCGCTGTCGTGCGCACCGCGACGGGCATGATGGAGATCGTCCTGCAGAACGTGCTGGAGAATGCCATCAGCTTCTCGTCCCCCCGCACGACCATCGCCGTTTCGCTGCGCGTCTCGCCCGACACCGTCGCCCTCACCGTCGACGACGAGGGACCGGGAATCGACCCCGAGAAACTCGACAGTGTCTTCCAACGATACTTCTCTTTGCGCCCCGAGGATGGCATAGGCAGCGACCGTGCCGTCGAGCATTCGGGCCTCGGGCTCTGGATCGTTCGGCGCAACGTCGAGGCCTTGGGCGGCCAGGTCGTCGCCCTCAATCGCCCCGGTGGCGGTCTGTCGATCGGGATGCGGCTGCCCCGCGCTGTCATCCATTAGTTGCCGTCGAAAGGTTTGAGATCATGAGCGCCGTCACTTCAGCCAGAAGAGTGAGCACGCCGCAGATCCGCGCCCGCAAGGGCGGCGAGCCCATCGTGTGCCTGACCGCCTACACGACGCAGATGGCGCGGTGGCTCGACCCGCATGTCGACCTGCTGCTGGTCGGTGATTCGCTCGGCATGGTGGTCTACGGCTTCGACAGCACCCTTCCCGTAACGCTCGACATGATGATCGCGCATGGTTCGGCCGTGATGCGCGGCGCCGCGCATGCCTGCGTGATCGTCGACCTGCCGTTCGGCAGCTATCAGGCCAGCCCCGAGCAGGCGTTCCACAGCGCCGCCCGCGTGATGTCGGAGACCGGCGCCAGCGGCGTGAAGCTGGAAGGCGGCGAGGTCATGGCCGGGACAGTCCGCTATCTCGTGCAGCGCGGCATTCCGGTCTGCGCCCATGTCGGGCTGATGCCGCAGGCCGTGAACGTGGCCGGCGGCTTCAAGGCGACCGGCCGGTCCGACGAGGAGGCCCGGCAGGTGACGCGCGACGCCGAGGCGATGGCCGAGGCCGGCGCCTTCGCCGTCGTGCTGGAAGGCACGCTGGAGCCGGTCGCGGCCGCCATCACGGCTTCGATCTCCATCCCGACCATCGGGATCGGCGCTTCGCCCGCCTGCGACGGCCAGATCCTGGTGTCCGAGGACGTGTTCGGCCTGTTCAGCGATTTCACCCCGCGGTTCGTGAAGCGTTATGCCGACCTCGGCCCTCGAATCGCGGAAGCGGCCGCCGCCTATTCAGCCGACGTGAAGGCCCGTCGTTTTCCCGCGATGGAGCATTGCTTCCTACCCAAATCCGGTGGTCAATCCCGTCAATAGGGAAGGAAGCGACGGGAATGGAGAGTTTCGACTACGTGATCGTGGGCGCCGGCTCGGCGGGCAGCGTGCTGGCCAGTCGGTTGAGCGAAGATCCCAGCGTCACGGTCTGCGTACTGGAAGCCGGTCCACGCGACTGGCATCCCTTCATCCATATCCCGGCCGGCTTCATGTACACGCTGGTCGATCCCAAGGTGAACTGGCTCTACAAATCCGAGCCCAGCGAATGGACTGGCGGCCGGGCGATCGCCGCACCGCGCGGCAAGACGCTGGGTGGCTCCAGCTCGATCAACGGCCACATCTACAATCGTGGCCAGCGTCTCGACTTCGACGGCTGGGCACAGCGCGGCAATCGCGGCTGGGGCTATTCCGACGTGCTTCCCTATTTCCGCCGCAGCGAGAACCGCATGGCGGGCGACGCCGATGCCACCTTCCGCGGCAGCGAGGGCAACCTGCCGATCACCGATCTCGAATGGCGCGATCCTTTGTGCGAGGCCTTCATCGAGGGCGCCGTGGAACAGGGCATCCCGCGCAACCCTGATTATAACGGCACGAAGCAGGCGGGCGTGAGCTACGTCCAGCGCATCATCAGGAACGGCCGCAGGGTCAGTGCCGCGCGTGGTTATCTTCATCCCGCCATGTCGCGGCCCAACCTCACGGTGCGCACCCACGCACAGGCGACCTCGGTCGTGCTCGAGGGCAAGCGCGCCGTCGGCGTGCGCTACCGCAAGGGGGGCCGCAACGGCACGCCGATGGAAGTGCGCGCCCGGAAGGAAGTGATCCTGAGTGGCGGCACGGTGAACTCGCCGCAGCTCCTGCAGATCTCGGGCATCGGCCCCGCACCGCTGCTGAAGTCGCTCGGCATCGAGGTGAAGCACGAGCTGGCCGGCGTCGGCGAGAACCTGCGCGACCATTACGCGCCGCGCTTCGTCGCCCGTGTGAAGAACGCCACCAGCATCAACGAGCGGTCCAAGGGCCTGCGCCTGGCCGGCGAGGTCCTGAAATACGTCACGACGCGCAAGGGCCTGCTGACGCTCAATCCGACGCTCATCTACGTCTTCTGGAAGTCCGACGAGAGCATCGAGAATTACGACCTCCAGCTCACCTTCACCCCGGCGAGCTACAAGGAAGGCGTTCAGTCGACGCTCGACGATTTTCCCGGCATGACCATCGCCTCGTGGCAGCAGCGCCCCGATTCGATCGGCTACGTTCGTGCCCGTTCCGCCGACCCGTTCGAGCATCCCGTCATCCAGCCGAACTATCTGGGCGCGGAGAGCGACCGGCGCGTGCTGCTCGCCGGCATGAAGCTGGCGCGGCGGCTGCTGGGCTCGAAGGCGCTCAGCAAATACTACGACCGCGAGGAGTTTCCCGGTTCGCAGAAGCAGTCGGACGCCGACCTGCTGCAGGCCGCCAAGGAGCGCGGCACCACGACGTTCCATCTGATGGGTTCGTGCCGCATGGCGCCGGACAACGATCCGACCGCCGTCGTCGACGACCAGCTTCGCGTGCGTGGCCTCGAAGGACTGCGTGTGGTCGACGCCTCGATCATGCCAACCATGCCTTCGGCCAACCTCAACGCCTCGGTGCTGATGATCGCGGAGAAGGCGGCCGACATGATCCGCGGCAAGCAGCCGCTCGATGCGACGATGCTGAAGGACTGATGGCCGAAGAGGACGCCATCGACGCCCTCTCCGCGCTGGTGCCGGCAACGCTGCGCGCGCTGCACGCCATCGAGTTCGCGACCCGTCATCTATCGCCGCACACCCTGCCGCAGATCCTCGAAGCCCTGGCCGGCCGCAACGACGATCTTGGCCCCGCTCTCGCCGCCTCGCGCGCCCTCGACTGGCCAAGGCGGCTGGCTCCGGTGCGCGATCATCTGGAACGGGCGGCGGTGTTTGCCGGCGAGGCGATCCAGGGTCTGCTCGCCGCGCCCGAGGCGCCGCAGCCTATCGTCGCCGCCTATCGCGCCCTGCGTGGCTACCCGCGCGCCTGCGAGTCCCTCTATCCGCTGTCTCCATATCTCCGACCCGTCAGCAACTTCTTCCTCGAACAGGAAGCGCGCGCCGACGCCGACCTGCAGGCGCGCCTCGCTGCCGCCGATCCGACGCGCGAGGGCGTGGGCTTCATGCACATCGCCGGACCGTCGGGAACGCGCGGCGCCTTCTCGCTCTACGTTCCTGAGTATTACGACGCCGCGAAGAGCTGGCCGCTGGTCGTGGCGCTGCATGGCGGCAGCGGCAATGGCGGCGCCTTCCTGTGGAGCTGGGTGCGCGAGGCCCGTACGCGCGGCTTCATCGTGCTGGCGCCGACGGCGGCTGGCGCCACCTGGTCGCTGATGGAGCCGGAGATCGACGGGCCGCGCATCGACCGCATGGCCGAGGATGTGACCAACGACTGGAACATCGACAGCTCGCGCCAGCTCCTCACCGGCATGAGCGACGGCGGCACCTTCACCTACGTCATCGGCCTGCGCGGCGACTGCCGGTTCACGCACCTCGCGCCGGTCGCCGCCAGCTTCCATCCGATGCTGATGACCTTCGCCGACGCGGATCGCCTTCGGGACCTGCCGGTTCACATCATCCACGGCACGCAGGACTGGATGTTTCCGCCCGAGATGGCGCAGGGCGCGCAACGCGCGCTGGAGCAGGCCGGCGCCGACGTGACCTATCGCGAGATCGCCGACCTCTCGCACACCTACCCGCGCGACGAGAATGCGCGGATTCTGGATTGGTTTTTGCCCACCGTGTCATCCCGAGCGTAGCGAGGGATCCTTAGCGGGCGCCGATCAAGGATCCCTCGCTACGCTCGGGATGACACCGGGTCTAAGCGCCACGTCCGTCGTCCGTGCCGACCGGGGCCGGCACACTGTTCTCGGCGCGCGGCGGGACCGCCTGGCCCGAGAGTCGCAAGGTGCGCTCCAGCAAGAGCTCGTAGAGCGGCCGGCCGCCCAGCGCCTGCGAGACCGCATTGGCCGTCACGCAGGTCACGATCAGCGGCAGGATGAGCGCGTAGCCGTTGGTCAGTTCGGCGGCCAGCACGACGCCGACCAAGGGCGCGCGGATGGATGCGGAGAACAGGCCGCCCATTGCGGCGATCACGAAAGCGGCGCCCGCCAGTGGCGGTACCGGTACGAACGTCTGGAGCAGCCATGCGGCGATCAGGCCCACCGTGGTGGCAAGTGTCAGCAGCGGCGCGAAGATGCCGCCAGGGACACCGACCGGATAGCTCAGCATTACACCGACGAAGCGCAGCAGGCAGAGCAGCAGCAGCGTCGTGATCGGCAGGTTCGCGGTCACGAGGCCCGGGATCAGCAGTTCGCCGCCGCCGACGGCTTGTGGCAGCACGAGCGCCAGCACGCCGATGGCAGCGCCGACCACGAGCGCCGGCACGAACGGCACCTTCCGGAAGGTTGTCCCCACCCAGTCGAGCAGGAAGAGCAGCGTGTTGTTGAACACGATGCCCAGCCCGCCGAGGAACACGCCCAGTACCAAGAAGGCCGGCAGCAGCGACAGCGGCATCTCGGCATTGTCGAGCCTGAGCTGCGGTGCCGTGCCGCCCACCAGCTCCATGCCGATGGCGCTGGCGGTCGAGGCGATGATGACGGCGGTGTAGGAGCGCAGCGTGTAGCGGAACTGCTTGCGCGTCTCCTCGATCACGAAAAGGATCGCCGCCAGCGGCGCATTGAAGGCGGCGGCGAGGCCGGCCGCGGCGCCGGCCGCCAGAAGGCCACGCAATTCCACCTCGCTGAGCTTCAGGCGCTCGGCAATCGCCTGCGCGATCGACGCGCCCATGTGGATGGTCGGCCCCTCGCGTCCCGCCACGAGACCGGACGAGAGCGCCAGCACGCCACCCACGAACTTCACCGGCAGGACGCGCCGCCAGCGTACCTCGCGCAGCCCTTCCATCGCGCCTTCGATTTCCTGCACGCCGCTGCCCGCCGCTTCGGGTGCGACGCGGCGCGTGAGGAAGAAGGCAGCGACCAGCGCAACCGCGGCAATCGCCGCCGCAGCCGCCATGGTGAGGGGGCCGTGTCCCATGTACGCCACCAGCCACGACGGCCAGCGGACGAGCGTATCGACGACGAGATGGAAGCCGGCACCCAGGACACCGGTGGCCAGCCCGCACAGGGCCGCCAGCGCATACAAGGCGGCATCGGAGATCGATTGGCCCGCCGGTCGATCTCCTGAAGTCACGCGCCGCCTCCAATAGTGAGAGGCAATAATGCCCGGCGAGGACAGGGTGTCAAAGCGTCAGCGCGTAAAGACCACGTCGGAAAGATCGCTGCGCACTTCCCAGTGATGCCGTTCGAGCTCGGGATCGAGATGCTCCTCGGCCGGGAAGCCGAGGCAGAGATAGGCCACGAGGTTCCAGCCGGCAGGCACGTCGAGCGCCTGCGTCACCTTCTTCGGATCGAGGATTGAAACCCAGCCCATGCCGATTCCATCGGCGCGCGCCGCGAGCCACAGGGTCTGGATGGCGGCCACGACCGAGTAGTGCAACGTCTCGGGCATGGTTTGTTGTCCAAGCCCGCTGCCGGTATGCGTGCCGTCGTCGGAGAAGACCGCGAGATGAACTGGCGCTTCCTTGAGGCCGGCGAGCTTGAGCCCGGCATAGATCGCATGCTTCTCGCCACCATAGCCGGCCAGCGCCTTCTCGTTGGCCTGCGTAAAACTCTCGACCACGGCGCGCCGGCGCTCGGCCGACTCGACATGCACGAACCGCCACGGCTGGCTGAGGCCGACCGACGGGGCGTGACTAGCCACCTCGAGCAGCGTGTCGATGCGCTCGCGCGCCACCGGATCGGTGCGGAACCGCCGCACGTCGCGCCGCCACAGGACGAGCTGGCGAAACTCGGCCCGGAAGGCCGCGTCGAAATCGGGATGCGTCATCAACTCCACCGATCGATTGCATGAAAGAACGTGCCGCTCACGGAGCCGCGTTGCGCCCCCGCTTCCGGCACCGCCGCGCCGTTCGCATCGCGACACTCGACGAGCGGTGCATCGCCTGTCGACTGGATGCTGGCATAGTGGAACTCGTGACCAGCCACCTCGTCGCCCCGAGCGCCCAGTACGCCGTTCGTCACGAGACGGGCGCGGCGATAGCCGAGATGCAGTCGACGCCTGGCAAACGAGGTTTCGACGTCCAGAAACCCGAGCATCGCGTGTCTCGTTCCGCCTGCATCGACAAGCCCCTGCCCCAGCACCATGTAACCGCCGCACTCCCCGTGGACCGGCACCGACTGCGCCGCCAGCGCCTTCATGCCGGCGGCAAAACGGCCGGCCGCGGCCAGCGTTCCCGCATGCAGCTCGGGATAGCCGCCGGGCAACCAGACCGCGTCCGCCGCAGCGTCCGGCGCTTCGTCGGCGAGCGGCGAGAATGGCAGGATTTCCGCGCCCGCCCTGCGCCAGCTTTCCAGCAGATGCGGATACATGAAGGAGAAAGCGCGGTCCTGCGCCAGTGCGATGCGCTGGCCGGGCGGCAGCAGGCCCCGCGCGGCCTCAATCGAGCCCGCTCGGGCCGTCCGGGCGCTCGCTTCGATGGCATCGAGATCGAGCGACGCCTCGACCGTATCGGCGAGTATGTCGAGGCGGTGCACGATGTCGGGCAGTTCGACGGCCTGCACGAGGCCGAGATGTCTCTCGGGCAGGGAAAAACCCGCATTCGACGGCAGCGCGCCGAACAGCTTCAGGCCGGCGCGTTCGAGACCCGGCGCGATCATGCCGACATGCCGTGCGCTCGCGGCACGATTGAGGATGACGCCCGCCACCTCGACATCGTCGCGATA
This DNA window, taken from Reyranella humidisoli, encodes the following:
- the pepN gene encoding aminopeptidase N, which produces MDISKDMTTAPGTIRRVDYTPPPFLIETVDLDVVLSPEAANVVSRLAVRRNAGAASKPADLVLDGKKMDLVSVRLDGRPVDHQVTPETLTIRGVPDSFTLEIATRSRPQDNTELTGLYKSRELFCTQCEAEGFRRITYFLDRPDVMARYTTRIVADKSLTPVLLSNGNLIDSGPLDGGRHFATWEDPFPKPSYLFALVAGSLDCLEDRFTTRSGREVALRIYVRPGDVPRCEHAMESLKKSMKWDEDVYGLEYDLDTFMIVAIDDFNMGAMENKGLNVFNSKLVLANPETATDLDYHSIEAVIGHEYFHNWTGNRVTCRDWFQLSLKEGLTVLRDQQFSADMGSAADARIDDVRRLRAAQFPEDAGPMAHPVRPDSYIEINNFYTATVYQKGAEVVRMMHTLLGPDRFRKGMDLYFQRHDGQAVTCDDFASAMEDSSGVDLAQFRLWYAQAGTPDLKVEGSYDAAARRYTMTVAQSLRPTPGQPDKKPMHIPLSVGLLDGAGRDLPLKLAGEATAGGTTRVLDVRNPRDVFVFEDVPEKPVASLLRGFSAPVKLEAPRSQEELTFLMAHDSDPFARWEAGQQLGARLILDLVEARKAGKPMVVSDLFVDAIRRTLDDQRLDRSFIADAVTLPGLAFLGELMPSIDIEGLWAAQQRVRSVLSDQLADRWSSVYDAAHGSGPYRFTPEEVGRRRLRSTALAYLSTDKGEAARRRAVEYFEKAGNMTEQVAGLAVLAELGSAEGEAALASFWERWKGEPLVLDKWFGIQARTPTAGTLERVERLVEHPSYDRKNPNRVYSLVGAFASGNPVQFHAAGGRGYRFLADQVLATDKLNPQIAARLLSPLGSWRRYDGERQTLMKRELTRIVQEKGLSRDVYEIASKSLS
- a CDS encoding response regulator transcription factor → MTTQTKDDGSAWPSSNPGFPPDAEVETGRRVRIAFVEDDDDFREAASGELGDHGFDVAAFRDGTGLVEFLETAGDIEIVVLDWGLPRVSGIDLLPRLQRAGINLPVVFLTGHSEPNYEQLALDRGAIDFVDKSRGVPILARRLRLIVDRADKPMSADGDGNFHCGRLLLKPAVSRALWDETDLNLTVTEFKIVHALASNIGSYVSYRSVYDCMHYVGFIAGSGENGYRTNVRSCIKRIRNKFRAIDPEFSEIENYQSFGYRWGKE
- a CDS encoding phospholipase, which encodes MAEEDAIDALSALVPATLRALHAIEFATRHLSPHTLPQILEALAGRNDDLGPALAASRALDWPRRLAPVRDHLERAAVFAGEAIQGLLAAPEAPQPIVAAYRALRGYPRACESLYPLSPYLRPVSNFFLEQEARADADLQARLAAADPTREGVGFMHIAGPSGTRGAFSLYVPEYYDAAKSWPLVVALHGGSGNGGAFLWSWVREARTRGFIVLAPTAAGATWSLMEPEIDGPRIDRMAEDVTNDWNIDSSRQLLTGMSDGGTFTYVIGLRGDCRFTHLAPVAASFHPMLMTFADADRLRDLPVHIIHGTQDWMFPPEMAQGAQRALEQAGADVTYREIADLSHTYPRDENARILDWFLPTVSSRA
- a CDS encoding GMC family oxidoreductase, producing the protein MESFDYVIVGAGSAGSVLASRLSEDPSVTVCVLEAGPRDWHPFIHIPAGFMYTLVDPKVNWLYKSEPSEWTGGRAIAAPRGKTLGGSSSINGHIYNRGQRLDFDGWAQRGNRGWGYSDVLPYFRRSENRMAGDADATFRGSEGNLPITDLEWRDPLCEAFIEGAVEQGIPRNPDYNGTKQAGVSYVQRIIRNGRRVSAARGYLHPAMSRPNLTVRTHAQATSVVLEGKRAVGVRYRKGGRNGTPMEVRARKEVILSGGTVNSPQLLQISGIGPAPLLKSLGIEVKHELAGVGENLRDHYAPRFVARVKNATSINERSKGLRLAGEVLKYVTTRKGLLTLNPTLIYVFWKSDESIENYDLQLTFTPASYKEGVQSTLDDFPGMTIASWQQRPDSIGYVRARSADPFEHPVIQPNYLGAESDRRVLLAGMKLARRLLGSKALSKYYDREEFPGSQKQSDADLLQAAKERGTTTFHLMGSCRMAPDNDPTAVVDDQLRVRGLEGLRVVDASIMPTMPSANLNASVLMIAEKAADMIRGKQPLDATMLKD
- the panB gene encoding 3-methyl-2-oxobutanoate hydroxymethyltransferase, with the protein product MSAVTSARRVSTPQIRARKGGEPIVCLTAYTTQMARWLDPHVDLLLVGDSLGMVVYGFDSTLPVTLDMMIAHGSAVMRGAAHACVIVDLPFGSYQASPEQAFHSAARVMSETGASGVKLEGGEVMAGTVRYLVQRGIPVCAHVGLMPQAVNVAGGFKATGRSDEEARQVTRDAEAMAEAGAFAVVLEGTLEPVAAAITASISIPTIGIGASPACDGQILVSEDVFGLFSDFTPRFVKRYADLGPRIAEAAAAYSADVKARRFPAMEHCFLPKSGGQSRQ
- a CDS encoding sensor histidine kinase encodes the protein MLRRLAASLTLKLVALIGLFVALPIVLYGQFESADSQMQILVTRAIQDRSALIAEALAPVLRDTDPSEPMNLNRELAKYASSGTVLKLMYQPPDARTASRFYLVASAPPLGPEAVTAELEELGQRGILQRLSEACTWNASDEMRYSRADGTVELLTSIIPIRARGNCWILTTTHVASEFLDTSIGRPYWQTREVRIAAAIYLGGALLAVLVALGIRLSLRRFRNVADEIALGRAVDATFVQRNTVPELSGVARDFDRLVHELRRVSREIRQSAEDNAHSFKTPLAAVQSALRPVKRAVPEQDQRARRALEIIESSLARLLALVNAAQRHDIGTADLIDAPRVPTDLAPLVEDAARHFREILAARDIGLSVRLDRGAVVRTATGMMEIVLQNVLENAISFSSPRTTIAVSLRVSPDTVALTVDDEGPGIDPEKLDSVFQRYFSLRPEDGIGSDRAVEHSGLGLWIVRRNVEALGGQVVALNRPGGGLSIGMRLPRAVIH